The sequence below is a genomic window from Rhizobium sp. NXC14.
CTCCGAGATACGCGCCAAGGCCCTGGAGAAAACTTTTTCGCGGAAGTAAGGATCGCTGGCATACATGTCGCGCAGCAGCCGGCCTTCGAAGAAATGCAGCTCGCAATTGGAACCGGCTCGGTATTCGAGGTTCAACGTCTGCCGGCGCAAGACTTCAAGCTCGCCGATCAGACCTGTTTTCGGAATGATTTCGACGATGAATTCCCTGCCGTCAGGCAGCATCGTGCTTGCACTGACCAATCCCGAATGCACGCGAGCGAACATATCGACAAGGACGCCGGCGCCGGCAATGACCTCGCCACGACGGAAACGCCGTACGCTCGAGCGGCATGAAAGAAATTCATCTTCGATAACGATACCACTGTTGAGACGAATGCCGCCATTGGTCGAAATCGCGGCCTTGCCGATGCCGAGTCTGCGATCTGATGCATGCGTGATCCCGTCCATGCACTCCACTCCAGTACGAGAATGACTCTATAAATGCTGCACTGCATCAATTAGCTTGGATTAGTACGTTAGTCAAATAACATCAGCAAAGCGTGACTAAATTTCAAGTCTATATCAAATTAAAGTCTCAATCCCTCAAAAATTTGCGGCGCAAAGGTCAAAAATTCATCGTTGTAACTAGTATACATGCACATAAAGAGACTATTTTGATCAAAAAAAATCAACGCGTTAAAAGCAACATCAGAACTACGATATCGAATATTAGAGAATATTCATCTTGGTAGAGATTACAGAACCACTTAAAAGAATTGATGACACAGCTAAGCGATCGGAAATCTCTTATTCATCGTGGTAGCATAAAGAATTAATTAAGAATTATGACCTTGGTAACAGACAATCAGGGTGCGGCGCAGCAAGCTTTGAATGGTTCTTGACGGCAATTTTTTGGAGGCCGCGATGACATGGGAAGCACACAGTTTTGAGACCTGGTCGCGCGTCGAACGGACGGCAAAGGGCGGCGAGTTACGGGAGTCCCAGCCTCGCTCAGTGGGCAGGTCGGCGAAGCGAGCTATCGACCTTGTTGTCGCGATCACCGCGCTGGTCTTGCTCTCCCCGCTTCTGCTGATCGTGGCATTGATCGTGAAACTGTCCGACCGCGGCCCCGTCTTGTATTCCCATACACGCATTGGCTTCGGCGGCGCGCCCTTCGGATGCATGAAGTTCCGGACAATGAAGACCGATGCGAGCGTTCAGCTTGCCGAACTGCTGCAGAACAACCCGGCGGCCCGCAGCGAATGGGAAGCAACGCGCAAGCTGAAGAACGATCCGAGGATTACCGCAGTCGGCGATATCCTCAGGCGCTCGAGCATCGACGAGCTTCCCCAGCTGATCAATATCGTGCGCGGCGAAATGAGCCTCGTCGGACCCCGCCCGGTCACAGCCGAGGAATTGCCGCGCTACGGCGAACATATGTGGGCCTATATGGCAGTCCGTCCGGGACTGACCGGTCAATGGCAAACCAGCGGGCGCAACGACGTCAGTTACGACTACAGGGTTTCTCTCGACGTCCACTATCTCAACAATTGGTCGCTCGCTCGAGACTTCGTCATCATCGCCAAGACCATTCCTGCGCTGTTTTCCCAGCGCGGATCGTACTGAGCGTTCAGGGGGCCGCCGACCGTGCCCGAGATGGGGCGATGCGCTTCTCCCCGTCTCCTCCTAGCTGCCATTACCTGGTTATTCCTTGATTTCCCATTCCGGATTAGGACGACATGACCTCCAGCACGATCTTCAGCGGTGTCTCTTCCATATCCCTGCCTGCAGCAGCCACAGGCGGCGGGAATTCGCCGCTGACGCTGCGGGATATGCTCTTCTTCTTGAAAATGCGCTGGCATTGGATCGTCGTGACCACCATCGCTTTCCTGGCGATCGCCGGAATCTACCTGCTGACAGCCGAACCGACTTTCGTTGCCAGCACGCAGCTGGTGATCTTCCCCCAGGTGAGCGGCTCTGAAGCACAGAGGGCGTTCGCGGAAGATGCATTCATTGAAGGACAGCTGGAGATCGCCAGATCGAGCGATGTCGTCGGCGGAACGGTCGCAGCACTTGGTCTTGTTCACGACCTGGAGTTTGTCGATCAGACGCCTTCCCTGCAGGACAGAGCGAAGAATTGGTTGATGGGGCTTTCATCGCAAGCGGATATTCCATCGCAGGATACGGCGGGCAAGGGAGCGAGCGAAGCGCAACCGCGGACAGAGGAGGAACGGCTCCAGGACTGGGCAACCGCCAAACTGCTGAACATGATAGACATCCGACGGATCGGAAACTCGATGATCATCGAGATATCAGCTGCGGCATCCAACCCTCAGAAGGCCGTCGACATCGCCGACACGCTTGCCAGACAGTATATCCAGAAGAATATCGCAATGAAAGCCAACGCCGCCCGCCAATACAGCGACTGGCTGGCGAAATTCATAGCCGAGCAACAGCGAGGGCTGGCGGATACCGCCAGCGCCCTCGCCAGTTTCACGAGCAATCCACGCGACCAGGCCAAGCTTGCGGAGCTACAGAGCGCGACGGATGCCCGCCGGACCCTTTATGAAAGCACCTTGAACCAGCTGACCGAAGCCAGGCAACGCATCACTTATCCGATCTCCGATGCGACGATCGTCTCGCAGGCCACGCTGCCTCTTTCGAAGGCGAGACCACGCAGCACGCTCATCGCAGCCTTTGCGGCGGTTGTCGGCCTCGGTGCCGGTCTCGCACTCGCGATGATAAGGCACGCCAGCGACCGCCGGCTCGTCCGCCCGCATCAGATCACGGAAACCTGCGGTCTGCCCTTCGTCACAGTGCTGGCGACATCGAAAAGGATAGGGAACGGCGACCCGGCTCGTTTCCCCGCCGGGACGGACAGCAGCAGAGCCGCCTACCCCCCTATTCCTGGCATGGCGGAGCTGAGCGCAACGGTCGTCGGACTTCGGCGCAAGCGCCGGATCGTCATCGGAGTGGTCGCCGTCAATCCAGGCAGCGGAACATCGACCATCGCAAGTGATCTTGCTGTGCTGTCATCGGTATCTGGAGCGAAAACACTTTTGATTGATGCGGCCGCGCATAAATCATCGCTGAGCAACGCGCTCGCGCCTCATAGTTCCAGCGGTCTCGTCGATGTCCTCGACAATGGCGACCTCATTCAGACGGCCGCCTTGCCGCTCACCCCGACGCTGAAGTTCCTGCCGCTCGGCAAGGTGGATACCGTAACACCGGCCATTCGCCTGAGTTCCCGCCGCACGCAATTGAGCTTCGCCGAGCTGAAAAAGCAGTTCGACGCCATATTCGTCGACATTTCCGCCTTCTCCACGTCACCGGATGCCAACGCCATCGCGCCGGAGCTGGACGGCGTCTTGGTTGTCGCCTCGTACGGACGCACATCGATCGACGACGCCATGCGCGTCATCGACACGATGCGGAACGTCGGCGCGGAGATCCTCGGCGCAATCATCAATCACGCCCCGAAGAGCATGCAGTCATGACCGCCCGTTCGGCAGAAACGTCCAGGCAGGGCTACCGGATCGCACCGACGACTGTTTCCCACGACACGGAAGCAATAACGAGCCAACCGTTGCGGATTGCCATCGGAATTGCTTCGGCGGGGCGCCCTTCGATCCTGCTGGAAACGATCGAATATCTCGCCGGCCTGCCGGATCAGCCGCAGCGGTTAATCGTCTGCGTGCCGGGGATCGACGACGCCGCCGGGCTCGCCGGCCGCCTCGACGTGGAAGTCATTGTCGGCAGTCGTGGCCTGACCTCCCAGCGCAACAGCATCATCCGGGCAGCCGCGGTCGATACGGATGTCTTGATCTTCCTGGACGACGATTTCATTCCCGCGGCAACCTTCCTGTCACGAATGATGGCCGTCTTTGCAACAAAGCCTGACGTTGCGATCGCCACCGGCGAAGTCCTGGCGGACGGCGTCCTTGATGGGGGGCTCGACATGTCGAAGGCCCTGCAGGTTCTTCACACCGCCGGCGAAGGGTCCGAGCGGGTTACGGATGTCTATAATGCATACGGGTGCAATATGGCGGTTCGCTTGGCCCCCGTCCTCGAACACGCACTAGCGTTTGACGAGCAACTGCCGCTCTATGGCTGGCTTGAGGACGTCGATTTCAGCAGGTCCATTGCCCGCTACGGCAGATCCGTGCGCGTTGAAGGCGCTCGCGGAGTGCATCTCGGCGTTAGATCCGGGCGGCAGCCTGGCCGGAGACTCGGCTATTCGCAGGTTGCCAATCCTATCTACCTGATCCGCAAGGGCACGATGTCGAAGACCCGCGCGATAGCGCAGATCGGCCGCAACATCCTGGCGAACGCATTGGGCATAGTGTTCAACGATCGCTTGGTCGACCGATGGGGCCGTCTGAACGGCAATTTGCTGGCGATCGCCGATCTTCTTGCCGCGCGCTCCGCACCGTCCCGCATTCTCGAATTCGGCAATCCGCCGTCCCGCGCAATGGCGTCGCCGCCTATCGCAACGAAACGGAGATAGATCAATGCAGTCCACATTCTTAGCCGATCGCGTCGTCTCCGCACTCGCCTTGCTGGTTTTCTGCTGCATGACCGGCTGGAGCGTCGCCCGCGCGCAAACATTCACCCTCGTGGCG
It includes:
- a CDS encoding sugar transferase, with product MTWEAHSFETWSRVERTAKGGELRESQPRSVGRSAKRAIDLVVAITALVLLSPLLLIVALIVKLSDRGPVLYSHTRIGFGGAPFGCMKFRTMKTDASVQLAELLQNNPAARSEWEATRKLKNDPRITAVGDILRRSSIDELPQLINIVRGEMSLVGPRPVTAEELPRYGEHMWAYMAVRPGLTGQWQTSGRNDVSYDYRVSLDVHYLNNWSLARDFVIIAKTIPALFSQRGSY
- a CDS encoding Crp/Fnr family transcriptional regulator is translated as MDGITHASDRRLGIGKAAISTNGGIRLNSGIVIEDEFLSCRSSVRRFRRGEVIAGAGVLVDMFARVHSGLVSASTMLPDGREFIVEIIPKTGLIGELEVLRRQTLNLEYRAGSNCELHFFEGRLLRDMYASDPYFREKVFSRALARISELEDRIIANAASTLQARLASTLLRLSAVYGKDAANSGDEVIISQNDLAATLPASREKVNQCLRRLRECKIIDGGQGKIRILNRKALEACVNGAFSVK
- a CDS encoding glycosyltransferase encodes the protein MTARSAETSRQGYRIAPTTVSHDTEAITSQPLRIAIGIASAGRPSILLETIEYLAGLPDQPQRLIVCVPGIDDAAGLAGRLDVEVIVGSRGLTSQRNSIIRAAAVDTDVLIFLDDDFIPAATFLSRMMAVFATKPDVAIATGEVLADGVLDGGLDMSKALQVLHTAGEGSERVTDVYNAYGCNMAVRLAPVLEHALAFDEQLPLYGWLEDVDFSRSIARYGRSVRVEGARGVHLGVRSGRQPGRRLGYSQVANPIYLIRKGTMSKTRAIAQIGRNILANALGIVFNDRLVDRWGRLNGNLLAIADLLAARSAPSRILEFGNPPSRAMASPPIATKRR
- a CDS encoding tyrosine-protein kinase domain-containing protein: MTSSTIFSGVSSISLPAAATGGGNSPLTLRDMLFFLKMRWHWIVVTTIAFLAIAGIYLLTAEPTFVASTQLVIFPQVSGSEAQRAFAEDAFIEGQLEIARSSDVVGGTVAALGLVHDLEFVDQTPSLQDRAKNWLMGLSSQADIPSQDTAGKGASEAQPRTEEERLQDWATAKLLNMIDIRRIGNSMIIEISAAASNPQKAVDIADTLARQYIQKNIAMKANAARQYSDWLAKFIAEQQRGLADTASALASFTSNPRDQAKLAELQSATDARRTLYESTLNQLTEARQRITYPISDATIVSQATLPLSKARPRSTLIAAFAAVVGLGAGLALAMIRHASDRRLVRPHQITETCGLPFVTVLATSKRIGNGDPARFPAGTDSSRAAYPPIPGMAELSATVVGLRRKRRIVIGVVAVNPGSGTSTIASDLAVLSSVSGAKTLLIDAAAHKSSLSNALAPHSSSGLVDVLDNGDLIQTAALPLTPTLKFLPLGKVDTVTPAIRLSSRRTQLSFAELKKQFDAIFVDISAFSTSPDANAIAPELDGVLVVASYGRTSIDDAMRVIDTMRNVGAEILGAIINHAPKSMQS